One stretch of Pseudanabaena sp. ABRG5-3 DNA includes these proteins:
- a CDS encoding 3-oxoacyl-[acyl-carrier-protein] synthase III C-terminal domain-containing protein has protein sequence MQEAKNFKKPVIIMQVGIRSLAVSFPQTIRTNEYWLQKFPELFVQAAPRQRGKQTQLTQSIESIADMNGIDLWLQEVNPYLGDPFRGTVQRCVVTDNESSLLLEYQAAQAAIRAANLTVDQIDLAIVASLFPDVVGTGLAAHLAQKLGLHCPAWNLESTCASALVALHTAQAFLQTGSYQHILIVVSHIGSQAVNEADTLSWSMGDGAGAFIVGKAKPDQGILSTKIMPTTATCGAYNHELVIDDQGCPRIQTSTGENVSSLATTAVDQVRQCCLEAVKEAGVSLDHINYFAFNTPTAWYASVCAKALGIDPERVINLYPTYANIGPVFPIANLYHGVANGKIRENDLVLIYANGASATAAAMVMRWGDVAISSSSPDDLILNQNPNQVPLTIQFTPELNGNPSTKSDVRAKLITANFSDRYTILVDYLREWLAASQQLEPEEISDHDYLVIMLDSLMAIIFRRHIEMELQICIPMEKFFGDSTIHDLADFLLNQLAVVKVMNASATSSQAREIISL, from the coding sequence ATGCAAGAAGCTAAAAACTTTAAAAAACCTGTGATCATTATGCAAGTCGGGATTCGCTCACTGGCAGTCAGCTTTCCCCAGACAATTCGCACCAATGAATATTGGCTGCAAAAATTCCCTGAATTGTTTGTTCAAGCTGCGCCAAGGCAAAGAGGAAAACAAACACAATTGACTCAATCCATTGAATCTATTGCCGATATGAATGGTATTGATCTCTGGTTACAGGAAGTTAATCCTTATCTAGGCGATCCCTTTAGAGGTACTGTCCAGCGGTGCGTGGTGACGGACAATGAGTCATCGCTCCTATTAGAATATCAAGCAGCACAGGCAGCTATAAGAGCCGCGAATCTCACTGTTGATCAAATAGATTTAGCGATCGTTGCTTCTCTCTTTCCCGATGTCGTCGGTACGGGACTAGCAGCTCACCTCGCCCAAAAATTAGGATTACATTGTCCTGCTTGGAATCTGGAATCCACCTGTGCTAGTGCTTTAGTAGCGCTGCATACGGCTCAGGCATTTCTACAAACTGGAAGCTATCAACATATTTTGATTGTGGTTTCCCATATTGGTTCTCAAGCGGTGAATGAAGCGGATACGCTCTCATGGTCAATGGGCGATGGTGCTGGAGCTTTTATTGTCGGTAAAGCTAAGCCCGATCAGGGGATTCTCAGTACCAAAATCATGCCGACGACCGCAACCTGTGGTGCATATAACCATGAGTTAGTGATTGATGACCAAGGCTGTCCCCGCATTCAAACCAGTACGGGTGAAAATGTCAGCAGTCTTGCCACTACCGCCGTTGATCAGGTGCGCCAATGCTGTTTGGAAGCGGTGAAAGAAGCAGGAGTGAGCCTCGATCACATTAATTATTTTGCATTTAATACACCGACGGCTTGGTATGCCAGTGTCTGCGCTAAAGCCCTTGGCATCGATCCTGAACGGGTAATTAATCTCTATCCGACCTATGCCAATATTGGACCTGTCTTTCCGATCGCCAATCTCTATCATGGAGTGGCAAATGGCAAAATCCGTGAGAACGATCTCGTCTTAATTTATGCCAATGGCGCTTCAGCAACGGCGGCGGCAATGGTTATGCGATGGGGTGATGTGGCGATCTCATCATCTTCTCCCGATGATTTAATTCTGAATCAGAATCCAAATCAAGTTCCTTTAACCATTCAATTTACGCCAGAGCTTAATGGCAACCCAAGCACCAAATCTGACGTTCGCGCCAAGTTAATTACGGCAAATTTTAGCGATCGCTATACCATCTTGGTTGACTACTTGCGGGAATGGTTAGCAGCTTCGCAACAGCTTGAGCCAGAAGAAATTAGCGATCACGATTACCTTGTGATAATGCTGGATTCCTTAATGGCAATCATCTTCCGTCGTCACATTGAAATGGAGTTACAAATCTGTATTCCCATGGAGAAATTTTTTGGTGATAGTACTATTCACGATCTCGCTGATTTTTTGCTTAATCAATTGGCAGTAGTCAAAGTAATGAATGCTTCGGCGACAAGTTCTCAAGCAAGAGAAATTATCAGTTTGTAG
- a CDS encoding MFS transporter, with protein MRTFTILWSGQMASAIGTEMTQFALTIWIWQLTQQTTAIALLTFFFFVPQILISLGAGLLIDRFHRQSLMIISDVAVAICTSLIGILFTTQNLQIWHLYVLAIVYGSCGQIQELAFSASISSIVTKEHYARVSSMRTITNYSSRIIAPALVGVLYSMIGFMGIILIDLATFIVGISTVLMVRIPQPKSSEIDNINSQNIWQQLFWGLNYIFARPSLLAVTTVFCLFLFTYNLSETLYQPMILARTGGSTQILGMVVTAAGVGGVVGGVFLSVIGGFKRQIQGMLLGFVGTGFGILILGWGQTSWIWIGAHFFAAFNIPLAYSSSYAIWYAKVQPEVQGRVLASAHTLGLAVGAIASLIAGPLADRVFEPMMNSDSAIASLFAPLVGTGQGSGIALLLIITAIGMVLIGVIGAAFPTLRNAEKLLPDYE; from the coding sequence GTGCGTACTTTTACAATTCTTTGGAGCGGGCAGATGGCATCTGCAATTGGAACAGAAATGACCCAATTTGCGCTCACTATTTGGATTTGGCAACTAACTCAGCAAACTACTGCGATCGCGTTGCTCACTTTCTTCTTTTTTGTTCCCCAAATTTTAATCTCCCTTGGGGCGGGTTTATTGATTGACCGCTTTCATCGCCAATCCTTGATGATTATTAGCGATGTGGCAGTGGCGATCTGTACCTCTCTAATCGGCATCTTGTTCACCACGCAAAATCTGCAAATTTGGCATCTTTATGTTTTAGCGATCGTCTATGGTTCCTGTGGACAGATTCAAGAGCTAGCTTTTTCGGCATCAATTTCATCGATTGTGACGAAGGAGCATTACGCCCGTGTGAGTAGTATGCGAACCATCACTAACTACAGCTCTAGAATTATCGCGCCTGCCTTAGTGGGTGTCCTTTATTCGATGATTGGATTCATGGGTATTATTCTGATTGATCTGGCAACTTTCATCGTCGGGATTAGTACCGTACTGATGGTGCGAATACCTCAACCGAAAAGTTCGGAAATTGACAATATCAATAGCCAAAATATCTGGCAACAGTTGTTTTGGGGACTCAATTACATTTTTGCAAGACCAAGTCTATTGGCGGTGACCACAGTTTTTTGCTTGTTTCTATTTACCTATAACCTGAGTGAAACTCTCTATCAGCCGATGATTTTGGCACGAACAGGCGGCAGTACTCAAATATTAGGAATGGTAGTCACGGCAGCAGGTGTGGGCGGTGTCGTTGGCGGTGTATTTTTGAGCGTGATCGGTGGTTTTAAACGCCAAATTCAGGGGATGTTACTCGGCTTTGTCGGCACTGGTTTCGGAATCCTCATCTTAGGTTGGGGACAAACTTCATGGATTTGGATTGGCGCGCATTTCTTTGCCGCCTTCAATATTCCTTTAGCCTACAGTTCCAGTTATGCGATCTGGTACGCCAAAGTCCAACCAGAAGTACAGGGAAGAGTTTTAGCTTCCGCCCATACCCTCGGTTTAGCTGTGGGTGCGATCGCGAGCTTAATTGCGGGACCACTAGCCGATCGCGTGTTTGAACCCATGATGAATTCTGATAGTGCGATCGCCTCATTGTTTGCGCCCCTTGTGGGTACTGGTCAAGGTTCAGGAATTGCCCTGCTGCTGATCATCACCGCGATCGGCATGGTGTTGATTGGGGTGATTGGTGCTGCCTTTCCAACATTACGAAATGCAGAAAAGTTACTTCCAGATTACGAATAA
- a CDS encoding salicylate synthase → MSSIAIQSLVYHELFVPTPKDPQSLLQNLLDIGLFSNYMLYQSDRETRIAGNALANIAVSAEMVICRCMGQTQSYPVVDPLKQVEEVLGSLPIENWTAYGYVGFDITRFYSPYSKAIEQPLLQFFIPETELHITEKGIRIRSVKPLMKIIEALAIDRPLRSYTATPPVVDFADREHYQTQVQNLIQAIQEGKLHKAILARSVKVKGEMDLLGTYCLGSQSNNSARSYCLHMDNVSAVGFSPEILMTVDSDRKVITNPLAGTRPRSQNLEEDQQLNGELFTDAKEVKEHALSVWLAQDEINSVCDPDTVRVFDFMEVKKYRCVQHLSSRVGGELKSDKTLWDALKVLFPGITVSGIDKQSALAWIDRLESEPRGLYAGGIGWVDSQGTADLAIAIRSAYQYDDCIYFNAGAGIVSESVPETEYLESVNKMNTMLTNLVLK, encoded by the coding sequence ATGTCTTCTATTGCGATTCAGTCTCTTGTTTATCATGAATTGTTTGTGCCTACCCCAAAAGATCCGCAATCCCTATTGCAAAATCTATTAGATATTGGTTTGTTCTCCAACTATATGCTGTACCAAAGCGATCGCGAAACGCGCATTGCAGGAAATGCCTTGGCGAACATTGCTGTGAGCGCCGAAATGGTTATTTGTAGATGTATGGGACAAACTCAGTCTTACCCAGTTGTTGATCCGCTCAAGCAGGTGGAGGAGGTTTTAGGATCTTTGCCCATCGAAAACTGGACAGCCTATGGCTATGTTGGCTTTGACATCACTCGTTTTTATTCTCCCTATAGCAAAGCGATTGAGCAACCACTGCTACAGTTTTTTATTCCTGAAACTGAACTGCATATTACTGAGAAAGGTATCCGCATCAGAAGTGTGAAACCGCTCATGAAGATTATCGAAGCTCTGGCGATTGATCGCCCATTGCGAAGCTATACTGCCACACCACCTGTTGTTGATTTTGCCGATCGCGAACATTATCAAACTCAAGTACAGAATCTGATCCAAGCAATTCAAGAGGGGAAACTGCATAAAGCGATCCTTGCGCGTTCGGTCAAAGTCAAAGGCGAAATGGATCTCCTAGGAACCTATTGTCTCGGTTCTCAAAGTAATAATTCGGCGCGATCCTATTGTCTGCATATGGACAATGTAAGTGCAGTGGGCTTTAGTCCTGAGATCTTGATGACTGTTGATAGCGATCGCAAAGTGATCACCAATCCTCTAGCAGGTACTCGTCCCCGCTCTCAAAATCTAGAAGAAGATCAGCAGTTAAATGGCGAATTGTTTACCGATGCCAAAGAAGTTAAGGAACACGCCCTATCAGTCTGGCTGGCTCAAGATGAGATTAACTCGGTTTGTGACCCTGATACCGTGCGTGTATTTGACTTCATGGAAGTGAAGAAATATCGCTGTGTGCAACACCTATCCTCTCGCGTTGGTGGTGAACTGAAGTCTGACAAAACGCTGTGGGATGCTTTAAAGGTTCTCTTCCCTGGTATTACGGTTTCTGGAATCGATAAGCAAAGTGCTTTGGCGTGGATTGATCGCTTAGAGTCAGAACCAAGAGGCTTGTATGCGGGTGGCATTGGTTGGGTTGATAGTCAAGGCACTGCGGATTTAGCGATCGCAATTCGTTCGGCTTATCAATACGATGACTGCATTTACTTCAATGCAGGGGCTGGCATTGTGTCCGAGTCTGTACCTGAAACTGAGTATTTAGAATCGGTCAATAAAATGAATACGATGCTTACCAATTTGGTGTTGAAATAA
- a CDS encoding benzoate-CoA ligase family protein, translating to MESISIRLPTTFNVAAHFLELNLEAKRGDKVAFYYRNETYTYSEVSSWARRMASFLAQLGLERENRIAILLPDTPEFVFAFWGAIWLGLVPVPVNTASTLEDIQYILQDCRAKLLLTNQTWCEKLAPIESPYLKHILPVDGENPLILQLTQQDEQIPWEKTHREEPAFWLYTSGSTGKPKGVIHLHQSMVVCAEQYAKGVLDLREDDVIYSVAKIPFAYGLGNTLYMPMAVGAAAILSDAANAFDIIADIHTYLPTVLFGIPGIYAGILSLNEIAPLHAASLRLCCSAAEQLPTTIWRKWREMYGLEICEGIGTTELLHIFLSNRPDQCHAGSSGYPVSGYEVEVVDEQGKPMPTGEIGALQVTGESLMLGYWNRLQATRNALYGMTMRTGDKYVKDVDGYFRFMGRNDDFFKVNGMWVSPFEIEDLLLQHESILDAAVLPSNATNQAASNDHKQDESLNQVIAYVSLKSGFTPSVALENKLRQLVKSQLPHFKAPKSIHFLETLPRTSTGKVHRQALLKQY from the coding sequence ATGGAAAGTATTTCTATACGCCTGCCTACTACGTTTAACGTAGCAGCGCACTTTCTCGAACTGAACCTCGAAGCCAAACGGGGTGACAAAGTTGCCTTTTACTATCGCAATGAAACCTATACCTATTCCGAGGTAAGCAGTTGGGCGCGACGGATGGCAAGCTTTCTCGCCCAGTTGGGACTAGAGCGCGAAAATCGGATCGCGATTCTTTTGCCCGATACACCAGAGTTTGTCTTTGCTTTCTGGGGTGCAATCTGGTTAGGGCTTGTGCCAGTGCCAGTGAATACCGCTAGCACTTTGGAAGATATTCAATATATCCTCCAAGACTGCCGCGCCAAATTACTACTGACTAATCAGACATGGTGCGAAAAACTTGCCCCTATTGAGTCTCCATATTTAAAGCATATTCTGCCAGTAGATGGAGAGAATCCGTTGATTTTGCAATTAACTCAACAGGACGAACAGATTCCTTGGGAGAAAACCCATCGCGAAGAACCTGCTTTTTGGCTTTACACCTCTGGCAGTACAGGCAAACCCAAAGGAGTGATTCATCTGCATCAAAGCATGGTGGTATGTGCCGAGCAATATGCGAAAGGGGTTCTCGACCTACGAGAAGATGATGTAATTTATTCCGTCGCCAAAATCCCTTTTGCCTATGGCTTAGGTAATACTTTATATATGCCGATGGCAGTTGGTGCGGCAGCGATTCTCTCCGATGCTGCGAATGCCTTTGACATCATTGCCGATATTCATACCTATCTACCAACAGTTCTATTTGGCATCCCTGGGATCTACGCGGGGATTCTTTCTTTGAATGAAATTGCACCTCTCCATGCTGCTTCATTACGACTATGTTGTTCGGCAGCCGAGCAACTGCCCACAACAATTTGGCGAAAGTGGCGCGAGATGTATGGTCTGGAGATTTGCGAGGGCATTGGCACAACGGAGCTACTGCATATCTTTCTATCAAATCGACCTGATCAATGCCATGCAGGGAGTTCTGGATATCCAGTCTCAGGCTATGAAGTAGAAGTGGTCGATGAGCAAGGAAAACCCATGCCCACAGGTGAGATCGGCGCTCTCCAAGTTACGGGAGAGAGTCTGATGCTGGGCTATTGGAACCGCTTACAAGCAACCCGCAATGCTTTGTACGGAATGACCATGCGGACTGGTGATAAATATGTCAAAGATGTCGATGGCTATTTTCGGTTCATGGGACGCAATGATGACTTTTTTAAGGTCAATGGGATGTGGGTATCTCCCTTTGAAATTGAAGATCTGCTGCTCCAACATGAAAGTATCCTCGATGCGGCAGTCTTGCCCAGTAATGCGACTAATCAGGCTGCTAGCAATGACCATAAGCAGGATGAATCTCTCAATCAAGTCATTGCCTATGTCAGCTTGAAATCTGGATTTACACCATCAGTGGCTCTAGAAAATAAGCTGCGGCAACTGGTGAAGTCACAATTGCCTCACTTTAAAGCGCCCAAAAGCATCCATTTTCTGGAAACTTTGCCGCGTACATCCACAGGTAAGGTACATCGCCAAGCCTTGCTCAAGCAGTATTAA
- a CDS encoding acyl carrier protein: MENVAIDKLEDRLETLKGILTDLGIPQEELHPETLLHEHLGLDSVETVKLALEVKRKLNIDLKLGTRNDMTLAEICSIAATNSLSG; the protein is encoded by the coding sequence TTGGAGAATGTAGCAATAGATAAATTAGAAGATCGATTAGAGACATTAAAAGGAATTTTGACGGATTTAGGCATCCCTCAAGAGGAGCTTCACCCAGAGACATTACTGCATGAACATTTAGGACTTGACTCTGTGGAAACGGTTAAGCTTGCCCTCGAAGTAAAGCGCAAACTTAACATTGACCTCAAACTAGGAACAAGGAATGACATGACCTTGGCAGAAATTTGCAGTATCGCAGCTACAAATTCTCTATCTGGATAA
- a CDS encoding thioesterase II family protein — MTPTLTTFNKWVIRPQPNAQAALRLFCFPYAGGGSLSFRNWASALPSNMEICPIELPGRGLRLVEPAFTQLEPLVQAIANALLPDLDHPFAFFGHSMGALLSFELARFLRCHYQLAPVHLFVSGRRSPQIPNLNPPTYNLPEQEFFAELRRLNGTPAEVLDNQELMQLLLPTLRADLAVVETYVYSHEAPLECPITVFGGDQDPEASVESLEAWRSQTSTDFALHLLQGDHFFLHSAQHDLLQVLGDDLQVILNSL, encoded by the coding sequence ATGACACCAACATTAACGACATTCAATAAATGGGTAATTCGTCCTCAGCCCAATGCTCAAGCAGCATTACGGCTATTTTGTTTTCCCTATGCAGGTGGTGGTAGCCTCAGTTTTCGGAATTGGGCAAGCGCTCTGCCGTCAAATATGGAGATTTGCCCCATTGAATTACCAGGGAGGGGATTGCGGCTGGTGGAGCCTGCCTTTACACAACTGGAGCCGCTTGTGCAGGCGATCGCAAATGCTCTGTTACCCGATCTCGATCACCCCTTTGCCTTTTTTGGTCACAGTATGGGAGCCTTACTGAGTTTTGAGTTAGCTCGATTCCTGCGCTGCCATTACCAGTTAGCTCCAGTGCATCTGTTTGTTTCGGGCAGGCGATCACCACAAATCCCCAACCTCAATCCCCCTACCTACAACCTCCCCGAACAAGAATTTTTCGCGGAGCTACGTCGTCTCAATGGCACACCCGCCGAGGTATTGGACAATCAAGAACTCATGCAGTTGCTGTTGCCCACCCTCAGAGCCGATCTTGCCGTCGTCGAAACCTATGTTTACAGCCATGAAGCACCGTTAGAATGTCCAATCACTGTCTTTGGCGGCGATCAAGATCCTGAAGCTAGTGTCGAATCGCTCGAAGCATGGCGATCGCAAACTAGCACTGATTTTGCCCTGCATCTGCTGCAAGGAGATCATTTTTTCTTGCACTCGGCACAGCATGACTTGTTGCAAGTGCTAGGAGATGATTTACAAGTAATTCTCAATAGTTTGTGA
- a CDS encoding TonB-dependent siderophore receptor, translated as MKSDRLLVASFVCAIASIASPVFFKLHLVSAETLDNPSNQIESQANGKVQNVEELQKVSTNASGLLAQNSTSPVQITGVKLNPTATGIEVTLETASGSIVPPAAQTSGKLLYFDIPNARLALPSGDRFLAENPVDGIANVSVSQANASYVRVIVTGINAVPQASLVSQNVDANPNPVAQADDDEEEEITVTGEGDRPPIYRVPNASTATRNDTAIIDTPQSIQVIPQQVLKDQQVVRVDQALRNVSGVTGELSGFSSAQSLTIRGFVTDSFANIPILRDGFRTYYNLSPQETANLERIEVLKGPASVLYGQADPGGIINLVTKQPLSTPFYDLQLQAGSFGFVRPSIDFTGPLDTDGNVLYRLNAAYQRSDGFRNFETKSERFFIAPVVQWKISDRTNLNFFLEYTNDQIPYDVGLPALGRGVLDVPRDRILGERDDSLKSRAFSIGYKLEHQFDDNWKIRNAFRYSDQNLRVDSTLPFLFNETTGILGRLYGRRELQSSDYSLQTDVVGKFETGSVKHTLLAGVDLNWSVFNDVFTKISRLQILPLNVFNPTYGLFSRPNFDSVPQLPESDTAISRTGIFLQDQIAFSDQLSLIAGIRFDGVTNRNTFEGTSRYDSAWSPRLGLVYKPTETVALFANYSQSFAPNIGQDANGDFLEPEKAQGYELGIKAELTKKLFATLSYFNITKQNVATPVSPLDPFVSVATGKQQSQGIELDISGEIAPNWNLIASYAYTNARVTEDNDIPVGNRLPGSPYNSFGIWTTYQIPDGDLQGLGFGLGVNYVGNRAGDRQNTYEVGDYFLTNAAIFYKRDQWRFGLNFNNLFNTNYISGVGGISRNFGNSPGAPFSVVGSIGIQF; from the coding sequence ATGAAATCCGATCGCCTTTTAGTCGCTAGTTTCGTCTGTGCAATCGCCAGTATTGCATCACCCGTATTCTTTAAACTCCATCTTGTCTCCGCCGAAACTCTAGACAATCCTTCTAATCAAATAGAATCCCAAGCGAATGGAAAAGTTCAAAATGTGGAGGAGTTACAAAAAGTTTCCACCAACGCTTCAGGATTACTTGCCCAAAATTCCACCAGTCCAGTGCAAATCACAGGTGTCAAGCTTAATCCCACTGCTACTGGAATCGAAGTTACCTTAGAAACAGCTAGTGGTAGTATCGTTCCCCCTGCCGCCCAAACTTCAGGTAAGTTACTCTACTTTGATATCCCCAATGCTAGATTAGCGCTACCGAGTGGCGATCGCTTTCTCGCAGAGAATCCTGTTGATGGGATTGCCAATGTATCCGTAAGTCAGGCAAATGCTAGTTATGTGCGGGTGATTGTCACAGGAATTAATGCTGTACCCCAAGCCAGTCTAGTTTCGCAGAATGTTGATGCAAATCCTAATCCTGTCGCTCAGGCTGATGATGACGAAGAGGAAGAAATTACAGTTACAGGTGAAGGCGATCGCCCTCCTATCTATCGCGTACCCAATGCTTCCACCGCCACTCGTAACGATACTGCGATTATTGATACACCTCAATCAATTCAAGTAATTCCCCAACAGGTGTTAAAAGATCAACAGGTTGTCCGCGTCGATCAAGCTCTGCGTAATGTAAGCGGTGTTACAGGCGAACTCTCTGGTTTTTCATCGGCTCAAAGTCTCACAATTCGTGGATTTGTCACCGATAGCTTTGCAAATATTCCGATTTTGCGCGATGGCTTCCGCACTTATTACAATCTTAGTCCACAGGAAACTGCTAACTTAGAACGCATTGAAGTCCTCAAGGGGCCAGCATCCGTGCTTTACGGACAGGCTGATCCTGGGGGGATTATCAATCTTGTGACTAAACAACCTTTATCAACGCCTTTTTATGATCTGCAATTGCAAGCAGGTAGTTTTGGCTTTGTGCGTCCTAGTATCGATTTTACTGGACCTTTAGATACGGATGGGAATGTCCTTTATCGCCTCAATGCTGCATATCAGCGTTCGGATGGATTTCGCAATTTTGAGACCAAATCTGAACGCTTCTTTATTGCGCCAGTTGTGCAATGGAAAATTAGCGATCGCACTAATCTCAACTTCTTCCTAGAATATACAAACGACCAGATCCCCTATGATGTGGGACTGCCTGCTCTTGGTAGAGGTGTCCTTGATGTACCACGCGATCGCATATTAGGAGAGCGTGATGACAGTCTCAAAAGCAGAGCATTTTCCATTGGCTATAAATTAGAACATCAGTTTGATGACAATTGGAAGATCCGCAATGCCTTTAGATATTCTGATCAAAATCTTCGGGTTGACTCAACATTACCGTTCCTATTCAATGAAACCACAGGGATTTTAGGAAGGCTATACGGTAGACGTGAACTGCAATCGAGTGACTATTCGCTCCAAACTGATGTAGTTGGTAAGTTTGAGACTGGCTCTGTAAAACATACCCTGTTAGCGGGAGTGGATTTGAATTGGAGTGTTTTTAACGATGTCTTTACCAAAATTAGCCGTCTTCAGATCTTGCCCCTAAACGTATTTAATCCCACCTATGGACTATTCTCCCGTCCCAATTTTGATTCAGTGCCGCAACTTCCTGAAAGTGATACGGCGATCAGTCGTACAGGCATATTTCTACAAGATCAAATTGCTTTTAGTGATCAATTGAGTCTGATCGCAGGGATTCGCTTTGATGGAGTGACTAATCGTAATACCTTTGAGGGGACGAGTCGTTATGATAGTGCTTGGAGTCCTCGCCTCGGTTTGGTTTATAAACCGACGGAAACAGTAGCTCTGTTTGCCAACTATTCCCAATCCTTTGCGCCTAATATTGGACAAGATGCCAATGGCGATTTTCTAGAACCTGAAAAGGCTCAAGGTTATGAGTTGGGCATTAAAGCCGAGTTAACTAAAAAACTATTTGCTACCCTGTCTTACTTTAATATCACTAAGCAAAATGTGGCGACACCTGTATCACCACTTGATCCATTTGTCTCTGTCGCCACAGGCAAACAACAGAGTCAGGGGATTGAGCTTGATATCTCTGGCGAAATTGCCCCGAATTGGAATCTAATTGCCTCCTACGCTTACACCAATGCCAGAGTTACGGAAGACAATGATATTCCTGTCGGTAATCGTTTGCCAGGCTCTCCTTACAATTCTTTTGGAATATGGACAACTTACCAAATTCCTGATGGTGATTTGCAAGGACTCGGCTTTGGTTTAGGTGTAAATTATGTGGGCAATCGTGCAGGCGATCGCCAAAATACATACGAAGTGGGCGACTACTTCCTGACTAATGCCGCAATTTTCTATAAGCGCGATCAATGGCGTTTTGGATTGAATTTTAATAATCTCTTCAACACCAACTACATCAGTGGTGTTGGTGGTATAAGTCGTAATTTCGGCAATTCTCCTGGTGCGCCCTTCTCTGTGGTGGGTTCCATTGGCATCCAGTTTTAA
- a CDS encoding FecCD family ABC transporter permease translates to MSQPLFLRPPRYLRASPIAGLLLGAIALSLCLIYSITLGAKDISLAVILKSFTDFDRSFDHLIIQTVRLPRSLMAIAVGAALSVSGALMQGLTRNPLAETGILGISSGGALAVVGTLFVFGNSSLTVYAIAAFVGAAIAAVVVYCLASLGVGGATPLNLTIAGAAITAFISAITTTILIVSQQTLEEMRFWLAGSLSGRDFELFLQVLPFMGVGLILALILASQITTMSLGEDIAASLGQQTLGIKLLTVTSVVLLAGSSVAIAGPIGFVGLVVPHGVRFFIKTDYRWILPYSAIFGAILLLLSDIAARVLLKPQELPVGVMTALVGAPMFIYLAKSKVKK, encoded by the coding sequence ATGTCCCAACCACTTTTTTTGCGTCCACCTAGATATCTGAGAGCATCGCCGATCGCAGGTTTATTACTAGGGGCGATCGCCTTGAGCCTTTGCCTGATCTATAGCATTACCTTGGGAGCAAAGGATATTTCCCTAGCCGTGATTCTCAAATCTTTTACAGACTTTGATCGCTCCTTCGATCATCTGATCATTCAAACTGTGAGATTACCGCGATCGCTGATGGCGATCGCCGTTGGTGCAGCACTATCTGTTTCAGGAGCGTTAATGCAAGGCTTGACTCGCAACCCCTTAGCGGAAACGGGCATCTTAGGGATTAGTTCAGGCGGTGCATTGGCTGTCGTGGGGACATTATTTGTATTTGGCAACTCTTCACTGACAGTCTATGCGATCGCCGCTTTTGTCGGCGCAGCGATCGCTGCTGTCGTGGTGTATTGTTTAGCCTCCCTTGGTGTTGGTGGTGCAACTCCCTTAAATCTGACAATCGCAGGCGCAGCAATTACCGCCTTTATTTCGGCGATTACCACCACAATTCTGATCGTCAGTCAACAAACCTTAGAAGAGATGCGCTTCTGGTTGGCAGGTTCCCTATCTGGTCGAGATTTTGAACTGTTTTTGCAAGTTTTACCATTCATGGGCGTGGGCTTAATCCTTGCCTTGATTTTAGCGAGTCAAATTACCACGATGAGCTTAGGAGAAGATATCGCCGCCAGTTTAGGTCAGCAAACCCTTGGCATTAAGCTCTTAACCGTAACCAGTGTGGTGCTATTGGCAGGAAGTTCCGTGGCGATCGCAGGGCCCATTGGTTTTGTAGGTTTAGTTGTTCCTCACGGAGTTCGCTTTTTTATCAAGACTGACTATCGCTGGATTCTGCCCTATTCGGCGATTTTTGGCGCAATTCTTTTATTACTTTCAGACATTGCCGCCAGAGTATTACTTAAACCGCAGGAATTGCCCGTAGGTGTGATGACGGCTCTCGTTGGCGCTCCGATGTTTATCTATCTTGCCAAATCCAAAGTCAAAAAATGA